One genomic region from Plasmodium malariae genome assembly, contig: PmUG01_00_45, whole genome shotgun sequence encodes:
- the PmUG01_00073900 gene encoding fam-l protein, with amino-acid sequence MEKQINIQIFIKISTFVLIFWNSNFYNVSGFNKSLNENYIIDRKIGTRFYRLLGKYKPNKNSSILELREKIPNDGVNEKVDICNNEKGKTGLNKKLSENWLKNVKGRNLTMKNKSCIFETKKYSNIEKKIFKELDYADFLKNNKTISGKIYKKIILKKYGLRIALPIILFLLLITVLVLDLSWGLLKEESIWKVIGLGKDQLKVLEDPLSFILDPLSKLEFFKHNTFGGATAGCSLCTGVATSGLKVSKTCILGQLFGLLIYVIPFFILGVTVISAIFFYHKKVKKYEKIKFKKQ; translated from the exons atggaaaaacaaattaacattcagatttttattaaaatttctacTTTTGTCCTTATATTTTGGAATTCGAATTTTTACAATGTa AGTGGGTTTAACAAATCGTTAAATGAGAACTACATCATTGATAGAAAAATAGGTACAAGATTTTACCGGTTACTAGGAAAATACAAACCGAATAAGAATTCAAGTATTCTAGAGTTAAGAGAAAAGATACCAAATGATGGAGTTAACGAAAAGGtagatatatgtaataatgaaaaaggaaaaacggggttaaataaaaaattaagtgaaAATTGGTTAAAGAATGTAAAAGGACGTAATTTaactatgaaaaataaatcatgtatatttgaaacaaaaaaatattccaatatagaaaaaaaaatattcaaagaacttgattatgcagattttcttaaaaataacaagaCAATTAGTggtaaaatttacaaaaaaataatacttaaaaaatatggattaCGAATTGCTTTACCTATAATACTATTTTTGTTGTTAATAACAGTATTAGTACTGGATTTGTCATGGGGCTTGTTGAAGGAAGAAAGTATATGGAAGGTAATAGGTTTAGGTAAGGATCAATTAAAAGTATTGGAAGACCCATTATCGTTCATTTTAGATCCTTTGTCAAAGTTAGAATTTTTTAAGCACAATACATTTGGGGGAGCGACTGCTGGTTGTAGTTTGTGCACTGGTGTCGCTACTAGTGGATTAAAAGTTAGTAAAACCTGCATATTAGGACAGTTATTTGgacttttaatatatgtcaTACCTTTCTTTATTTTAGGTGTCACAGTTATATCAgcgatttttttttaccataaaaaagttaaaaaatacgaaaaaattaagttcaaGAAACAGTAA
- the PmUG01_00074000 gene encoding fam-m protein, which translates to MEKKINSIKFIKLSVFLFLNLIFHLNNDVSIISKSVDDNFYLGRKLDTRYYRSLSKYKQDKDSNNICLGERFSNNGVNERRDILNDEKVVKKKNQQLKRSSLNNAQYFTEIVDYNKGMFDGKHFHFEKKWIKKKDYDHFLEKNRRIRDISLKKIGFRDYGFAVIIIFILLLLGIGYPILLGLRHLNTVGEKIKELLEGVSIIDSSTGIPSYTYVLSFAVSIVILSIIIIIAMTKILKNNEKYNKIKLIYG; encoded by the exons atggaaaaaaaaattaattcaattaaatttattaaactttctgtatttctctttttaaatttgattTTCCACTTAAACAATGATGTG AGTATAATTAGTAAATCCGTAGATGATAACTTTTATCTTGGTAGAAAATTAGATACAAGATATTATCGATCactatcaaaatataaacaagaTAAAGATTCAAACAATATTTGTTTAGGAGAAAGATTTTCAAATAATGGAGTAAATGAACGAAgagatatattaaatgatgaaaaagtagtcaaaaaaaaaaatcaacaaTTAAAGAGAAGCTCATTAAATAATGCGCAATATTTTACAGAAATTGTAGATTATAATAAAGGGATGTTTGATGGAAAgcatttccattttgaaaaaaaatggattaaaaaaaaagattacgatcattttcttgaaaaaaatagaagaattcgtgatatatcattaaaaaaaatagggtTCAGAGATTACGGATTTGcagttattataatttttatattactactGTTAGGAATAGGATATCCCATATTACTAGGATTAAGGCATTTGAATACTGTAGGGGAAAAGATTAAGGAATTACTAGAAGGAGTTTCTATAATAGACAGCAGTACAGGAATACCATCTTATACTTATGTATTATCATTTGCTGTGAGTATTGTAATATTAtctatcataataataatagctaTGACTAAgatcttaaaaaataatgaaaaatataataaaattaagttaatttatgggtaa
- the PmUG01_00074100 gene encoding fam-l protein has protein sequence MEQKFKSLIYNKIPTFIFLTWICHSYIYMSRQSKSLVECYNQHRRLYAKNYRLLAIYKQDKDSSIVYLKKEIPNRVNNINDMFNNEKYSSGKTEQLNGSSQGNKRRHQKDMKNKSCIFETKKYSHLEKKIFKELDYVDFLKNNKTISDKIYKKIMIKKCGLRVALPILLFFVLAISFILDNFCGCGLTHGLIKLIILISPAVSATQLQQYSSYLKEFRDLSKIFTNDTSPALAILHMWLTKSPLSWFTNSVIKTKNNIKANYCVTGFFGFLIYFVPVFLLGIILISRIVYYHKKVKKYEKIKFRKR, from the exons atggaacaaaaatttaagtctttaatatataataaaattcctacatttatatttttaacttgGATATGTCATTCTTACATTTATATG aGTAGGCAAAGTAAATCATTGGTTGAATGCTACAACCAACATAGACGGTTATACGCAAAAAATTACCGTTTACTGGCAATATATAAGCAAGATAAGGATTCAAGTATtgtgtatttaaaaaaagagatacCAAATCGAGTaaacaatataaatgatatgtttaataatgaaaaatattcctCGGGAAAAACTGAACAATTAAATGGGAGTTCACaaggaaataaaagaagacatcaaaaagatatgaaaaataaatcttgtatatttgaaactaaaaaatattcccatttagaaaaaaaaatcttcaaagaacttgattatGTAGATTTTCTCaaaaacaacaaaacaaTTAGTGATaagatttacaaaaaaataatgattaaAAAATGCGGATTACGAGTAGCCTTACCAATATTACTGTTTTTTGTATTAGCGATATCGTTCATATTAGATAATTTTTGTGGATGTGGGCTTACACATGGTTtgattaaattaataattcttatttCACCTGCCGTATCTGCTACTCAACTTCAACAATATTCTTCATATCTTAAAGAATTTAGAGATCTTTCAAAAATCTTTACAAATGACACTTCTCCCGCTCTAGCAATTTTGCATATGTGGTTGACGAAATCACCTTTAAGCTGGTTCACAAATTCtgttataaaaacaaaaaataatattaaagcaAACTACTGTGTAACAGGTTTTTTTGGtttccttatatattttgtaccTGTTTTCTTACTAGGTATCATACTTATATCAAGAATtgtttattatcataaaaaagttaaaaaatatgaaaaaattaagttcaggaaaagataa
- the PmUG01_00074200 gene encoding STP1 protein produces the protein MLYNFIVSSDSYLELPIGLHGFGSSSVQYILNPKFTSIGKHIKKITSSLRVEKNKRKFRKNCLDLADYIIERSHAPAHIDQPKWDLALKNWYQIQYKDLTRHGECPMIIEKNERNLLELSYEVKDFHEKKNRELNRLKSFLTENNTYSCNNDPACMKILKEYNIWINDRKKYFEGKRELIQKNSSSEQRKLKFSIPINNLLNPEIYSELSETLPSVSVPFEEEDGKEIRGEGKGEDISLGVRGNASENQSTLQEEASTSGPSLLETSETISTGKLPGSAVDSPIPESEKSKFPKNSEQPTSMTESDPVEQRPITRGLGESTGHITTIPSDEALKPDSSSVFIIPSKRPDTEGNQYNAHISYILTSFLVIIVFSFFIKYVLIGMFKKKKKIKRREVKFLRILVPSYYNRSKFLRHNHLEHPINEDEEIIKKIKIQEHNMNKNENVLYGKKDRSITIIEVHMEILEECKNKEWEYNKGEFLAICQEVLTKKENRTYTNLKDDEVVMDNIKSTNEIEKQKKRKKDIWRRWVSRKGTIVEKYLEEDLFEKLREEIYNMIDTYENEGRKDDILFMNKEELENKENYEVLYKYFKTKLLEKLCILVFMMVLEECKNEEYIENMESHFDNSINECITGKNLDIKPEIEENLTDINGDVLGNIKNNKNYTYEGEDCFKEELKEWIRENDAYINSLDSDNNIDECYQVVE, from the exons atgttatataattttattgttagTTCAGATAGTTATTTAGAATTACCTATA GGTTTGCATGGATTTGGTTCTTCGTCAgtgcaatatattttaaatccCAAATTTACAAGCATAggaaaacatattaaaaaaataacttctTCCTTAAGAgttgagaaaaataaaagaaaatttagaaaaaattgcTTAGATCTGGCTGATTATATAATTGAGAGAAGCCACGCACCCGCACATATTGATCAACCTAAATGGGACTTAGCACTAAAGAATTGGTATCAAATTCAATATAAAGATCTAACTAGACATGGGGAATGCCCTATGATTATAGAGAAGAATGAGAGAAATCTTTTAGAATTAAGTTATGAAGTAAAAGATtttcatgaaaaaaaaaatagagagCTCAATCGACTAAAATCCTTCCTTAcagaaaataatacatatagtTGTAATAATGATCCAGCTTGTATGAAAATActtaaagaatataatatctGGATTAATgataggaaaaaatattttgaggGAAAAAGAGAGctcattcaaaaaaattcctCATCTGAACAAAGGAAATTGAAATTTTCAATACCAATTAATAACTTGCTGAATCCTGAAATATATAGTGAACTTTCTGAAACTTTACCTTCAGTTTCAGTTCCATTTGAAGAAGAAGATGGAAAAGAGATAAGAGGAGAAGGAAAAGGAGAAGACATATCCTTAGGAGTAAGAGGAAATGCGTCTGAAAATCAAAGTACACTACAAGAAGAAGCTTCAACTTCAGGACCATCATTACTTGAAACATCTGAAACTATAAGTACAGGAAAATTACCTGGATCAGCTGTAGATTCCCCAATTCCAGAATCTGAAAAATCAAAGTTTCCTAAAAATTCAGAACAACCTACTTCAATGACTGAATCTGATCCTGTAGAACAACGTCCAATAACTCGTGGATTAGGAGAAAGTACTGGTCATATAACTACTATACCATCTGATGAAGCATTAAAACCTGATTCAAGttctgtttttattatacccTCTAAAAGACCAG ATACAGAAGGAAATCAATATAACGCCCACATATCGTATATTTTAACAAGCTTTCTAGTTATTATagtattttccttttttattaaa TATGTTTTAATAggtatgtttaaaaaaaagaaaaagataaaaagaagagaagTTAAATTTCTGAGAATATTAGTACCTTCCTATTATAACAgaagtaaatttttaagaCATAATCATTTGGAACACCCAATAAATGAAGACGAAgaaatcattaaaaaaataaaaatacaagaacataatatgaacaaaaatgaaaatgtattatacGGAAAAAAGGACAGATCCATAACTATTATAGAAGTACATATGGAAATACTGGAAGAatgcaaaaataaagaatggGAATATAACAAAGGAGAATTTTTAGCAATATGCCAAGaagtattaacaaaaaaagaaaatagaaCCTACACTAACTTAAAAGATGATGAAGTAGTAATggataatattaaaagtaccaatgaaattgaaaaacaaaaaa aaagaaaaaaagatatatggaGACGTTGGGTATCAAGGAAGGGTACTAttgtagaaaaatatttggaAGAGGACTTGTTTGAAAAATTGAGAgaggaaatatataatatgatagATACATATGAAAATGAAGGAAGAAAGgatgatatattatttatgaataaagaagaattggaaaacaaagaaaattatgaagtattatataaatactttaaaacaaaattattagaaaaacTGTGTATACTAGTATTTATGATGGTATTAGAGGAATGTAAAAATGAGGagtatatagaaaatatggAATCACATTTCGATAATTCTATAAATGAATGTATAACAGGAAAAAACTTAGATATTAAACCAGAAATTGAGGAAAATTTAACTGATATTAACGGAGATGTTTTagggaatataaaaaataataaaaattatacttatGAGGGAGAAGACTGTTTCAAAGAAGAATTGAAAGAATGGATAAGAGAAAATGATGCATACATAAATTCCTTAGATAGTGATAATAACATAGACGAATGTTATCAAGTGGTAGAATAA
- the PmUG01_00074300 gene encoding STP1 protein codes for MENCIPKNFAISGTAGFSLTFTEPFRTIRTHIQNRTKFLKTENNEDLFREECIKLADYLIGKMSPPKSISPTMWEALLKFYLNHYFKDLTKYGGCPMILKKEDKELLKLKYKEDYFCKKRRSDLNVIEIIRKRNSGKCENTCLTKCKEYNNWIKQIYNEFNEKRNLFESCYKIEPRKKTKKLTKESICDIMNEETFKELPYCLNVNSVESTEHLRENENKILPEKSQDTPQIMPKPQGQQEEHLKFTPATRDEQQPEISPESPVQHPPEDSQELLQHVSLETAETEASDMQDSTKETIDIQPIVITSLKTSRDPDNADITSAGNNRFPSPVIQETQASPSRKYTELTHQASSYTSVQFPLKNLHSTGNLKKNKKTRRRQVKFLRLLVPSFSKNKNKILIDDHLDQPIYDEKEIIKKIKINELTKNVNLSKQKKDRSKTIIEVHMEVLEECKNEEWETKKLAFLEICIKELEISQCTSSNILKNFELMQNIDTCSDNEKQKILWNELIEEHKNLSEKLKNEHWFNNMKKDWKREQTHQKKGEALNKEFSNQNKNTLLLEREKDLWRQWISKMHATLEHHLEQDGLRGLNAELHNVLDEYVNEETQNNVSLLNTEELKQKGCYKDLYKYIRKKLLAKMCILVFMIILEECKKEDIIENTESYFDSSINELKREVNLGKKTEIANNLIDTDKNVLENKENIDHKEEPNFRNEINDWTRDDDTYVNFIINDEEVNKSIDVPGKNTL; via the exons ATGGAAAATTGTATACCTAAg AATTTCGCTATTTCTGGAACGGCAGGATTTTCGCTAACCTTCACAGAACCATTTAGGACTATTAGAACTCACATACAAAATAGAACTAAATTCTTAAAAACGGAAAATAACGAAGATTTATTTAGAGAAGAATGCATAAAATTAGCTGATTATCTAATTGGAAAAATGTCTCCTCCGAAGTCTATATCTCCTACTATGTGGGAAGCGTTATTGAAGTTTTATCTAAATCATTACTTTAAGGATTTAACTAAGTATGGTGGATGTCCtatgattttaaaaaaagaagataaagaacttttaaaattaaaatataaagaagacTATTTCTGTAAAAAAAGACGTAGCGATTTGAATGTAATAGAAAtcataagaaaaagaaactCAGGTAAATGTGAAAATACATGTTTAACAAAAtgtaaagaatataataattggATTAAGCAAATTTATAATgaatttaatgaaaagagAAACCTTTTCGAAAGTTGTTACAAAATAGAACCAAGAAAAAAGACCAAAAAACTAACTAAAGAATCGATATGTGATATAATGAATGAAGAAACTTTTAAAGAACTTCCTTATTGCTTAAATGTGAACTCAGTTGAAAGTACTGAACATTTAcgtgaaaatgaaaataaaattttaccaGAGAAAAGTCAAGATACCCCTCAAATTATGCCTAAACCTCAAGGTCAACAAGAAGAACATTTGAAATTTACACCCGCAACTAGGGATGAACAACAACCAGAAATTTCACCAGAGTCTCCAGTACAACATCCCCCAGAAGATTCACAAGAACTTCTACAACATGTTTCATTAGAAACAGCTGAAACAGAAGCTTCAGACATGCAAGATTCAACTAAAGAGACCATTGATATACAACCTATAGTAATAACATCATTAAAAACATCTAGAGATCCTGATAATGCAGACATAACTTCAGCAGGTAATAATAGATTTCCCTCTCCAGTTATTCAAGAAACACAAGCATCGCCTAGTCGCAAATATACTGAGCTAACTCATCAAGCATCAAGTTATACCTCAGTCCAATTTCCTCTTAAAAATCTCCATAGTACAG gaaatttaaaaaaaaataaaaagacgAGAAGAAGACAAGTGAAATTTCTCAGATTACTAGTACCttcattttctaaaaataaaaataagatattaATAGATGATCATTTAGATCAGCCaatatatgatgaaaaagaaatcataaaaaaaattaaaataaatgaacttacaaaaaatgtaaacttgtcaaagcaaaaaaaagacaGGTCCAAAACCATAATAGAAGTACATATGGAAGTACTAGAAGAAtgcaaaaatgaagaatgggAAACCAAAAAATTAGCATTCTtagaaatatgtataaaagaGTTAGAAATATCACAGTGTACATCgagtaatattttaaaaaattttgaactAATGCAAAATATTGACACATGCAGtgataatgaaaaacaaaaaattctATGGAATGAGTTGATAGAAGAACATAAAAATCTttctgaaaaattaaaaaatgaacactggtttaataatatgaaaaaggaTTGGAAAAGAGAACAAACTCACCAAAAAAAAGGTGAAGCATTAAATAAGGAATTTTcgaatcaaaataaaaatacctTATTAttagaaagagaaaaagatcTATGGAGACAGTGGATATCAAAAATGCATGCAACTTTAGAACATCATTTGGAACAGGACGGGCTTAGAGGATTGAACGCGGAATTGCACAATGTGTTAGATGAATATGTAAATGAAGAAACCCAAAATAATGTTTCACTACTAAATACAGAAGAATTGAAGCAGAAAGGATGTTACAAAgatttatataagtatataagaaaaaaattactagCAAAAATGTGCATACTAGTATTTATGATAATACTGGAAGAATGTAAAAAAGAGGATATTATAGAAAATACCGAATCATATTTTGATAGTTctataaatgaattaaagaGAGAAGTAAATTTAGggaaaaaaacagaaattGCGAATAATTTAATTGACACTGACAAAAATGTTTtggaaaataaagaaaatattgatCATAAGGAGGAACCCAACTTtagaaatgaaataaatgacTGGACAAGGGACGATGACACATACGtaaatttcataattaaTGATGAAGAAGTAAACAAATCCATTGATGTACCaggaaaaaatacattataa
- the PmUG01_00074500 gene encoding fam-m protein, with amino-acid sequence MEQNIKIILYVKIASFILSAWICYFNDYELTFNKYFGENYDGRKIYTRNSRSLAKHKQEMCSNILSLEEDIPICAEKDNRKNKKSHRRSLNNGRYYTEIIDYNNGMFDGKHFHFEKKWITKKDYDNIVERNRRICDIALQKTKFRSYGFGVTLFFLLFVLGVGLPILHVLKYLDSVLSPMKSLLSKVGADSYTFLISFGILIIILAVLIIIIIPRILRNNEKYKKIKLMTE; translated from the exons atggaacaaaatattaaaataatcttATATGTCAAAATTGCTTCGTTTATCCTTTCGGCGTGGATATGCTATTTTAACGATTATGag cttacatttaacaaatattttgGTGAGAATTACGACggtagaaaaatatatacaagaaATTCTCGATCATTAGCAAAACATAAGCAAGAAATGTgctcaaatattttaagtttaGAAGAAGATATACCAATTTGTGCAGAGAAGgataatagaaaaaacaaaaaatcgCATAGAAGATCGTTAAATAATGGAAGATACTATACTGAAATTATcgattataataatggtatgtttgatggaaaacattttcattttgaaaaaaaatggattacaaaaaaagattatgataatattgttgaaagaaatagaagaatTTGTGATATAGCTTTACAAAAAACAAAGTTTAGAAGTTACGGATTTGGAGTTActctgttttttcttttattcgTGTTGGGAGTAGGATTGCCCATATTGcatgtattaaaatatttggaCAGTGTGTTGAGTCCTATGAAATCACTGCTCAGTAAAGTAGGTGCTGATAGTTATACCTTTCTAATATCATTTGGAAtacttataattatattagctgttttaattataataataattcctagaatattaagaaataatgaaaagtataaaaaaattaagttgatGACTGAGTAA